In Paenarthrobacter sp. GOM3, a single window of DNA contains:
- a CDS encoding TrkH family potassium uptake protein has translation MSQSQSRSTSPTNWQPNQPEREGLWIFTRVRDFIDNIANTSPARLALTVFAVVILVFTGLLSLPAASSAGTVTPLHQAMFTAVSSVCVTGLTVVSTATHWTFFGQLVILVGIFVGGLGTLTLASLLALMVSKRLGVRGKLIAQEAMNNAGRLGEVGTLLRIVIVTSVVIEGALALALIPRFIVLGEDFWQAVWHGVFYSISSFNNAGFTPHSDGIVPYETDLWILIPLMLGVFLGSLGFPVVMVLQQNGLNWKKWNLHTKLTIQVSFILLAAGTVLWGLMEWDNVRTIAHMNLGDKITHSLFASVMTRSGGFSLVDQNHMESTTMLLTDALMFAGGGSASTAGGIKVTTIAVMFLAIMAEARGDADVKVYGRTIPQGTMRVAISVIVAGATLVSVAAFLLLSISGASLDRVLFESISAFATVGLSTNLSAELPPSGVYVLTALMFAGRVGTVTLAAGLALRQRSQLFHYPEERPIIG, from the coding sequence ATGTCTCAAAGCCAGTCGCGGTCCACCAGCCCGACCAACTGGCAACCCAACCAGCCGGAGCGGGAAGGCCTGTGGATCTTTACACGGGTGCGCGACTTCATCGACAACATTGCCAACACCTCACCGGCCCGCCTGGCACTGACCGTCTTCGCAGTGGTGATCCTGGTCTTCACGGGTTTGCTGTCCCTGCCCGCCGCTTCGTCTGCCGGTACCGTCACACCTTTGCACCAAGCCATGTTCACTGCGGTGTCCAGCGTCTGCGTCACCGGGCTGACCGTGGTTTCCACGGCAACCCACTGGACGTTCTTCGGTCAGCTGGTCATCCTGGTTGGCATCTTCGTTGGCGGTTTGGGCACCCTGACACTCGCCTCGCTCCTGGCCCTGATGGTCAGCAAGCGGCTGGGCGTGCGCGGCAAACTGATCGCGCAGGAAGCCATGAACAACGCGGGCCGCCTCGGTGAAGTGGGTACCCTCCTGCGGATCGTCATAGTCACCTCCGTGGTCATTGAGGGAGCCCTGGCGTTGGCATTGATTCCGCGCTTCATCGTGCTTGGCGAAGACTTCTGGCAGGCCGTCTGGCACGGCGTCTTCTATTCGATCTCATCCTTCAACAACGCCGGCTTCACGCCCCACTCCGACGGTATCGTCCCCTACGAAACCGACCTCTGGATCCTCATACCCCTCATGCTGGGCGTGTTCCTGGGCAGCCTTGGCTTCCCCGTGGTGATGGTTTTGCAGCAGAACGGGCTCAACTGGAAGAAATGGAACCTCCACACCAAGCTCACCATCCAGGTCTCGTTCATACTGCTGGCGGCCGGGACCGTTCTGTGGGGGCTCATGGAGTGGGACAACGTGCGGACCATTGCCCACATGAACCTTGGTGACAAGATCACCCATTCGCTGTTTGCCTCCGTCATGACCCGTTCGGGCGGCTTTAGCCTGGTGGACCAAAACCACATGGAATCCACCACCATGCTGCTCACCGATGCCCTCATGTTCGCCGGCGGCGGCTCAGCTTCCACGGCGGGCGGCATCAAGGTGACCACCATCGCCGTCATGTTCCTCGCCATCATGGCCGAAGCCCGTGGCGACGCCGACGTGAAGGTCTACGGCCGCACCATTCCCCAAGGAACCATGCGGGTGGCCATCTCCGTGATCGTCGCTGGCGCCACCCTGGTATCCGTGGCAGCATTTCTGTTGCTCTCCATCAGCGGAGCATCGCTGGACAGGGTGCTCTTCGAATCCATCTCTGCCTTTGCCACCGTGGGACTAAGCACCAACCTCAGCGCCGAGCTGCCGCCGTCGGGCGTTTACGTCCTCACAGCGCTCATGTTCGCCGGACGCGTCGGCACCGTGACCCTTGCTGCCGGGCTCGCCTTGCGCCAGCGCAGCCAGTTGTTCCACTACCCGGAAGAGAGGCCAATCATTGGCTAG
- a CDS encoding potassium channel family protein, with product MLVIGLGRFGSATAEQLVKQGREVLAIERDRTLVQKWAPVLTHVVEADATNIDALRQLGAQEFSSAVVGVGTSIESSVLITVNLVDLGIQHLWVKAITPSHGKILTRIGANHVIYPEADAGVRAAHLVSGRMLDFIEFDDDYAIVKMYPPKETVGFTLEESKVRSKYGVTIVGVKTPGEDFTYARPETKVSGHDMLIVSGHVDLLERFAARP from the coding sequence GTGCTGGTCATCGGCCTGGGCCGGTTCGGCTCAGCGACGGCCGAGCAACTGGTCAAGCAGGGCCGCGAGGTCCTGGCGATCGAGCGCGACAGGACCCTCGTCCAGAAATGGGCACCGGTCCTGACTCACGTGGTCGAAGCCGACGCCACCAACATCGACGCCCTGCGCCAACTCGGCGCACAGGAGTTCAGCTCTGCCGTGGTGGGTGTGGGCACATCCATTGAGTCCTCGGTGTTGATCACCGTAAACCTGGTGGACCTTGGCATCCAGCATCTGTGGGTCAAGGCCATCACGCCCTCGCACGGCAAGATCCTGACGCGGATCGGCGCCAACCATGTGATCTACCCTGAGGCCGACGCCGGCGTCCGCGCCGCGCACCTGGTGTCCGGCCGCATGCTTGACTTCATCGAGTTCGACGACGACTACGCGATCGTCAAGATGTACCCGCCCAAGGAAACGGTGGGCTTCACCCTGGAAGAATCCAAGGTCCGCTCCAAGTACGGCGTGACCATTGTCGGCGTCAAAACCCCGGGCGAAGACTTCACCTATGCCCGGCCGGAAACCAAAGTGTCCGGCCACGACATGTTGATCGTGTCCGGACACGTGGACCTGCTGGAGCGCTTCGCCGCGCGGCCCTAG
- the proC gene encoding pyrroline-5-carboxylate reductase: MSNRIAFLGCGSMNEAILGGLLAAGADPSDIVATVRRAERADELAQRHGVMAIAGEEEPDNNKLATKGAGMVILGVKPVGILDLAREISPALAKDTLVVSVAAAVSIAQLEAALPEGQPVIRTMPNTPARLGRGVVSVSPGTHCTPEQLEQAKKALAGAGTVVEIPEEQVDALSAISGSGPAYAFYLAEAMAAAGVELGLDRELSVMLARETVAGAGFMLAEPGADPTQLRVAVTSPNGTTERAIMAFDDGGIPKIIADGARAAAARAAEITKQLG, encoded by the coding sequence ATGAGCAACCGAATCGCATTCCTTGGCTGTGGATCCATGAACGAGGCAATCCTGGGCGGTCTGCTGGCCGCGGGGGCGGACCCGTCCGATATTGTTGCCACCGTCCGCCGGGCGGAACGGGCGGACGAGTTGGCCCAGCGCCATGGCGTCATGGCCATCGCCGGCGAGGAAGAGCCGGATAACAACAAACTGGCCACCAAGGGCGCGGGAATGGTCATCCTGGGCGTCAAACCCGTTGGCATCCTGGATCTGGCCCGCGAGATCAGCCCAGCACTGGCCAAGGACACCTTGGTGGTCAGCGTCGCTGCTGCCGTCTCCATCGCCCAACTTGAAGCCGCTTTACCTGAGGGGCAGCCGGTCATCCGCACCATGCCCAACACGCCGGCCCGGCTGGGCCGTGGCGTCGTCTCCGTTTCGCCCGGGACGCACTGCACCCCGGAGCAACTGGAGCAGGCCAAGAAGGCCCTCGCCGGGGCCGGCACGGTGGTGGAGATCCCCGAAGAGCAGGTTGACGCGCTCTCGGCCATCAGCGGTTCCGGACCGGCCTATGCGTTCTACCTTGCCGAGGCCATGGCTGCGGCCGGCGTCGAGCTTGGCCTGGACCGGGAGCTGTCTGTGATGCTGGCCCGCGAAACCGTGGCCGGCGCTGGCTTCATGCTGGCTGAGCCAGGCGCGGACCCCACGCAATTGCGGGTTGCTGTCACCAGCCCCAACGGCACCACCGAGCGGGCCATCATGGCTTTCGACGACGGCGGTATCCCCAAGATCATCGCCGACGGCGCCCGGGCCGCGGCCGCCCGGGCGGCGGAGATCACCAAGCAGCTCGGCTGA
- a CDS encoding sugar phosphate isomerase/epimerase family protein, giving the protein MSNDVEPEVNDRQIPVALSSASVYPLSVHDAFAVAQDLGYEGVEVMVTNNAVSQNPDALIQLSHRYHQKIVSIHAPTLLLTQQVWGTAWSKIEKSCQMAAEVDCDTVVVHPPFRWQSNYAENFVEGVREMAATYQVRIAVENMYPWRVRGREAVAYLPHWDPLGQDYDDVTWDFSHAATAGANSLEAIKALGSKLRHVHLTDGSGSGKDEHLVPGTGTQQCADALQHLAATGFDGVVVAEISTRKAKVAGEREEMLAETLRFARQHLSVPLVRSSEQ; this is encoded by the coding sequence ATGAGTAACGACGTCGAACCTGAAGTGAATGACCGCCAGATCCCAGTGGCGCTGTCCAGCGCGTCCGTCTACCCCCTGAGCGTCCATGACGCCTTCGCAGTGGCCCAGGACCTGGGGTACGAGGGCGTGGAGGTGATGGTCACCAACAACGCGGTGAGCCAAAACCCTGATGCCCTGATCCAGCTGAGCCACCGGTATCACCAAAAGATCGTTTCCATCCACGCGCCCACCCTGTTGTTGACGCAACAGGTGTGGGGTACGGCGTGGAGCAAGATCGAGAAGTCGTGCCAGATGGCGGCAGAGGTGGACTGCGACACCGTCGTGGTGCACCCACCATTCCGCTGGCAGTCCAATTACGCGGAGAACTTCGTGGAGGGCGTTCGGGAGATGGCCGCCACGTACCAGGTGCGCATCGCCGTTGAGAACATGTATCCGTGGCGGGTCCGGGGTCGGGAGGCCGTCGCCTACCTCCCGCACTGGGATCCGTTGGGCCAGGACTACGACGACGTCACGTGGGACTTCTCGCATGCTGCCACTGCCGGGGCCAACAGTTTGGAAGCCATCAAGGCGCTGGGAAGCAAGCTGCGGCACGTCCATTTGACGGACGGGTCGGGTTCCGGGAAGGACGAACACCTGGTGCCCGGTACCGGAACGCAACAGTGCGCCGATGCCCTGCAGCACTTGGCTGCGACCGGTTTCGACGGCGTGGTGGTGGCAGAGATTTCCACCCGCAAAGCAAAGGTAGCGGGGGAGCGCGAGGAGATGCTGGCCGAAACCCTGCGTTTCGCCCGGCAGCACCTCAGCGTTCCGCTGGTGCGCAGCTCCGAGCAGTAA
- a CDS encoding Ppx/GppA phosphatase family protein has protein sequence MRLGVLDIGSNTVHLLLVDAHPGARPVPFASHKRPLSLVQYLDGDGNINDAGQHELIEFVLEAWEFAATHKAEDLLAFCTSAIREATNGPEVLARVKHETTVTLQELTGSEEASMTFFAVRRWYGWGAGPILDLDIGGGSFEMAYGTDELPEFATSVPLGASRLTRDWLHDDPPTAKSVKELRRYIRSTLKPVVRQFDDLGRANLVAGTSKTFRSLARIAGAAPSAAGPYVKRELHAADLGLWAQRISAMTVEDRLYLPGVSDARARQLLAGALVAEAALELFEFPTMVICPWALREGLILRRLDQLVFEDALDPAPHVGKRKKDKSKKKSKESGKTTDIDEPNPVTEFPVPVNTPPPSPIPAPVAGGLAS, from the coding sequence ATGCGTCTTGGCGTTCTCGACATCGGGTCCAACACCGTCCATCTCCTGCTGGTGGATGCTCATCCCGGCGCGCGCCCGGTACCTTTCGCTTCCCATAAGCGCCCGCTGTCATTGGTGCAATACCTCGACGGCGACGGGAACATCAACGATGCCGGACAACACGAGCTCATTGAGTTCGTGTTGGAGGCCTGGGAGTTCGCTGCCACTCATAAGGCCGAGGACCTCCTGGCCTTCTGTACCTCCGCCATCCGCGAGGCCACGAACGGTCCTGAGGTCCTGGCAAGGGTCAAGCACGAGACCACGGTGACCCTCCAGGAACTCACAGGCAGCGAGGAAGCGTCCATGACGTTCTTCGCCGTTCGCCGTTGGTACGGGTGGGGCGCCGGCCCCATCCTCGATCTCGACATCGGTGGCGGTTCGTTTGAAATGGCCTATGGAACGGACGAGCTCCCGGAATTCGCCACGTCTGTCCCGTTGGGTGCCAGCCGCCTGACCCGCGATTGGCTTCATGATGATCCCCCTACGGCCAAGAGTGTCAAGGAGTTGCGGCGCTATATCCGTTCCACGTTGAAACCGGTGGTCCGTCAATTCGACGACCTCGGCCGGGCCAACCTGGTGGCTGGGACATCCAAGACGTTCCGTTCGCTGGCGCGTATCGCGGGGGCAGCGCCCAGCGCGGCCGGCCCTTATGTGAAGCGCGAACTGCATGCGGCCGACCTGGGGCTGTGGGCGCAGCGCATTTCGGCTATGACGGTGGAGGACAGGCTGTACCTTCCGGGTGTATCGGACGCCCGCGCACGCCAGTTGTTGGCTGGCGCCCTGGTTGCCGAGGCTGCCCTGGAGCTCTTCGAGTTCCCCACCATGGTGATCTGCCCTTGGGCGCTGCGCGAAGGCCTGATCCTTCGCCGCCTGGACCAGCTGGTGTTCGAGGACGCCCTGGATCCTGCGCCGCACGTGGGTAAGCGCAAGAAGGACAAATCCAAGAAGAAGTCCAAAGAAAGCGGCAAGACCACGGACATTGACGAGCCCAACCCGGTCACGGAATTCCCGGTCCCGGTAAACACCCCACCCCCATCACCCATCCCAGCCCCTGTGGCAGGCGGGCTGGCCTCCTGA
- a CDS encoding SseB family protein, with the protein MTEQTVSPDNEPLNDLEAKLALAEQPDANPVDVILAFLNNEVYLVSSEAVDGPDSSVEPLVLSNADGQPVLAVFSHPSRVDERFLEAAPHVLGTMGSAILGNIGDELGMVINPGSEFGFEIDPEGIANIRRDFKRADDAGEPTE; encoded by the coding sequence ATGACTGAACAGACCGTTTCCCCGGACAACGAACCCTTGAACGACCTCGAGGCGAAGCTCGCCTTGGCCGAACAACCGGACGCGAACCCGGTGGACGTCATCCTCGCTTTCCTGAACAACGAGGTTTACCTTGTCAGCTCGGAAGCCGTGGACGGCCCTGATTCCTCGGTTGAGCCTTTGGTGCTTTCCAACGCTGACGGCCAGCCCGTCCTGGCTGTGTTCAGCCACCCCAGCCGCGTCGACGAACGCTTCCTCGAAGCAGCCCCGCACGTCCTGGGAACCATGGGTTCGGCCATCCTCGGCAACATTGGTGATGAGCTGGGCATGGTCATCAATCCGGGCAGCGAGTTCGGCTTCGAAATCGATCCCGAGGGCATCGCGAACATCCGCCGCGACTTCAAGCGAGCGGATGACGCCGGCGAGCCCACCGAATAG